The Synechocystis sp. PCC 7509 genome includes a window with the following:
- a CDS encoding ABC transporter ATP-binding protein produces MTENAIITENLCRNFGKVQAVDNLCLQVPRGIVFGFLGANGSGKTTTIRLLLGLLEPTQGRAEVLGYDTVRQASSIRRRTGALLEHPGLYERLSAADNLEFYGRAWRLPTLHRRSRIKELLTNLGLWERRNESVGTWSRGMKQRLAVARAMLHNPPLIFLDEPTAGLDPVAAVALRDQLQAMVAQEGVTVFLTTHNLVEAEKLCQLLGVIRQGKLIAVGHPKELRDKASAPRIEVVGSGFNPQVQSLLQTQPGVAGVNIAGEVLTITLHKLISAAPLVNLLVRQGVQIEEVRKGSASLEEVFLNLMEADNTLNT; encoded by the coding sequence ATGACCGAAAACGCAATTATTACTGAAAACCTTTGCCGTAACTTTGGTAAAGTTCAAGCCGTAGACAATCTATGTTTGCAAGTACCTAGGGGAATTGTCTTTGGGTTTTTGGGTGCTAATGGTTCGGGAAAAACTACGACAATTCGGCTACTATTGGGGCTACTAGAGCCAACCCAGGGACGGGCGGAAGTATTGGGATACGATACGGTACGTCAAGCTAGTTCAATTCGCCGTCGCACGGGGGCATTATTAGAGCATCCCGGCTTGTACGAACGTTTGAGCGCGGCGGATAATTTAGAATTTTATGGTAGAGCTTGGCGCTTGCCAACACTTCACAGGCGATCGCGCATTAAAGAATTATTAACTAATTTGGGATTATGGGAACGCCGCAACGAAAGCGTAGGTACTTGGAGTCGTGGTATGAAGCAGCGTTTAGCGGTGGCTAGAGCAATGCTGCACAATCCCCCATTGATTTTTTTGGATGAACCAACGGCGGGACTCGATCCAGTGGCGGCGGTGGCTTTACGCGACCAATTGCAGGCAATGGTAGCGCAAGAAGGAGTAACAGTATTTTTGACTACTCACAATTTAGTAGAAGCCGAAAAATTGTGCCAGCTTCTCGGTGTAATTCGTCAAGGTAAGTTAATCGCTGTGGGACATCCTAAAGAGTTACGCGATAAAGCCAGCGCTCCCCGAATTGAAGTTGTAGGTAGTGGTTTTAATCCCCAAGTACAAAGTTTATTACAAACTCAACCAGGCGTAGCGGGGGTCAATATCGCTGGGGAAGTTTTGACGATTACTTTACACAAGCTTATCAGCGCTGCGCCATTAGTAAATTTGCTAGTGCGCCAAGGAGTACAAATCGAAGAAGTCCGTAAAGGTAGCGCTAGTTTGGAAGAAGTATTTTTAAATTTGATGGAAGCAGATAATACTTTAAATACATAA